In one Grus americana isolate bGruAme1 chromosome 1, bGruAme1.mat, whole genome shotgun sequence genomic region, the following are encoded:
- the NFAM1 gene encoding LOW QUALITY PROTEIN: NFAT activation molecule 1 (The sequence of the model RefSeq protein was modified relative to this genomic sequence to represent the inferred CDS: deleted 1 base in 1 codon), producing MRVIFYSHQETKLYVLKSLRSSLLTPAGRCSTIVIVQRNEPWCGEESDQKAEEPASARNSLPKAVCVHPARPFTNGRGSTSCLGAEMPDNPLSLLPFGSSCLVAFLQPLTLIMASNLKVIFLLLWLLQCGGQNVDVQQKPPIHVALLKEGISIPCKVIFPYLPKYTKFSVFYYWIDSRGQTTSISRKLENVIIPSGKENTTATLSYDYRIMPLENMFSTGTYYCRVEWNDIQQSGKGVFVLARGTGYVETSYGWEILITLTALLATLSITATALFLWKRQVLCPRRNQLNILRQKVETQPPSANLPSPPPPPPSVYDCLDLQQVDVYSSILENNTNNLSSRKNLPGKRPKKQTTLEESSDTLYENI from the exons ATGCGTGTGATATTTTACAGTCACCAGGAGACAAAGCTCTATGTGTTA AAGAGCTTACGGTCTAGTCTTTTGACACCCGCTGGTAGGTGTAGCACCATCGTAATAGTACAGAGAAATGAACCCTGGTGTGGGGAGGAGTCTGaccaaaaagcagaagaacCTGCATCTGCCAGGAACAGCTTGCCAAAAGCAGTGTGTGTCCATCCTGCCCGTCCCTTCACAAACGGCAGGGGATCAACCAGCTGCCTGGGTGCAGAAATGCCTGACAACCCCCTATCTCTTTTGCCTTTTGGATCTTCGTGTCTGGTTGCTTTCTTACAGCCTTTGACCCTCATCATGGCCTCTAATCTAAAAGTCATCTTCCTGCTTCTTTGGTTGCTTCAGTGTGGAG GGCAAAATGTGGATGTACAGCAGAAACCTCCAATCCATGTTGCACTGCTCAAGGAAGGAATATCCATCCCCTGTAAAGTCATATTCCCTTACCTGCCAAAATACACTAAATTTTCAGTCTTCTATTACTGGATTGATTCACGGGGCCAGACAACATCCATCTCTAGAAAGCTGGAAAATGTAATCATCCCTTCTGGAAAAGAGAATACAACTGCTACATTATCTTATGACTACAGAATCATGCCacttgaaaatatgttttctacTGGCACATACTACTGCAGGGTCGAATGGAATGACATCCAGCAATCGGGAAAAGGAGTGTTTGTGCTTGCTAGAG GTACAGGGTACGTAGAGACCTCTTATGGGTGGGAAATCCTCATTACCCTTACTGCTCTTCTTGCCACATTGAGCATCACCGCAACAGCTCTGTTTCTATGGAAAAGGCAG GTGTTATGCCCTAGAAGGAACCAGCTGAATATCCTGAGGCAGAAGGTGGAAACGCAGCCCCCTTCAGCCAACctaccatcaccaccaccaccaccaccttctgtCTATGAC TGCCTGGATTTGCAGCAAGTTGATGTCTATTCCTCTATCCTTGAGAACAACACAAACAACCTGTCATCCAGGAAGAATCTTCCAGGGAAG AGACCTAAGAAGCAAACAACTCTAGAAGAATCCTCTGATACATTGTATGAGAATATCTAA